A genomic window from Methanosphaera sp. WGK6 includes:
- a CDS encoding TatD family hydrolase → MSIPITDNHIHVNPIGALGPVKTAMLFNRSGGTTMFVPNLPTWDLNPTEPNNHKKAMQITIKSVEKINNETPVQAFAILGIHPIAYDKMIKEGYSIKKAKKVMFENLELAKKYVLDKKAVAIGEIGRPHYPVNKEILDEHNKILEYALNLASDIDCPVQLHMEEANANTYNELYDLAKKTKISSYKIIKHYSNSEVLPSETHGITSSVNASKKLIKEVLEKTHSNNIKPTFLMETDYMDNPHYPGRVLGPRTVPRRTLDYIKKGLMSEEDAYIIHKENIEKIYDVDLTL, encoded by the coding sequence ATGTCAATACCAATTACTGATAATCATATTCATGTAAATCCAATAGGTGCTCTAGGACCAGTTAAAACAGCAATGTTATTTAACAGATCTGGTGGAACAACAATGTTTGTCCCCAACTTACCAACATGGGATTTAAATCCAACCGAACCAAATAATCATAAAAAAGCAATGCAAATAACAATAAAATCAGTTGAAAAAATAAACAATGAAACACCAGTTCAAGCATTTGCAATATTAGGAATTCATCCAATAGCATATGATAAAATGATTAAAGAAGGTTACTCTATTAAAAAAGCTAAAAAAGTAATGTTTGAAAACTTAGAACTTGCTAAAAAATATGTGTTAGATAAAAAAGCAGTAGCAATAGGTGAAATAGGAAGACCACATTATCCTGTAAATAAAGAAATACTTGATGAACATAACAAAATATTAGAATATGCACTAAACTTGGCAAGTGATATTGATTGTCCAGTACAATTACATATGGAAGAAGCAAATGCTAATACATATAATGAATTATATGATTTAGCAAAGAAAACAAAAATATCATCCTATAAAATTATTAAACATTATTCAAATTCAGAAGTTTTACCAAGTGAAACACATGGTATAACATCATCTGTAAATGCAAGTAAAAAGTTAATAAAAGAAGTATTGGAGAAAACACATTCAAATAATATAAAACCCACATTTTTAATGGAAACGGATTATATGGATAATCCTCATTATCCTGGACGTGTGTTAGGACCTAGAACAGTACCTAGAAGAACCCTTGATTATATAAAAAAAGGTTTAATGTCCGAAGAAGATGCATATATTATTCATAAAGAAAATATTGAAAAAATATATGATGTTGATTTAACTCTATAA
- the aroE gene encoding shikimate dehydrogenase produces MITGKTLITGVIGHPIEHSFSPPMHNNAYTQMNMDYKYVPFHVQPADVKNIITAAKTMNIKGLNVTIPHKTTIIPYLDEIDETARRINAVNTISFKDGIAKGYNTDGLGAIKSIQKYTNLKNKKVLVIGAGGASKAITFTLINEGIDDLVIANRSKENVDKLMKNLINETKFQNISYQPIAKTNEVINDVDIIINTTPIGMYPNHDVEPPIDTNNISTQHTVMDIIYNPLETNLLKQAKINGAQTIPGTHMLINQGIIAFEIFTGKTPSYESFEKPLLEHLKK; encoded by the coding sequence ATGATAACTGGAAAAACATTAATAACTGGAGTGATAGGTCATCCAATAGAACATAGCTTTTCACCACCTATGCATAATAATGCATATACTCAAATGAATATGGATTATAAATATGTTCCATTTCACGTACAACCAGCAGATGTTAAAAACATAATCACCGCAGCAAAAACAATGAATATAAAAGGATTAAATGTAACAATCCCTCATAAAACAACAATCATACCTTATCTTGATGAAATTGATGAAACAGCAAGAAGAATTAATGCAGTAAACACAATTAGTTTTAAAGATGGAATTGCAAAGGGATATAATACTGATGGATTAGGAGCAATTAAATCAATACAAAAATACACTAATCTAAAAAATAAAAAAGTACTTGTTATAGGAGCAGGAGGTGCCTCAAAGGCAATAACATTTACATTAATAAATGAAGGAATTGATGACTTAGTAATTGCAAATAGAAGTAAAGAAAATGTTGATAAACTAATGAAAAATTTGATAAATGAAACAAAATTCCAAAATATATCATATCAACCAATAGCTAAAACAAATGAGGTTATAAATGATGTGGATATAATAATAAATACAACACCTATAGGAATGTATCCAAATCATGATGTAGAACCTCCAATAGATACAAATAATATAAGTACACAACATACAGTAATGGATATTATATATAATCCACTTGAAACAAATCTTCTAAAACAAGCAAAAATAAACGGTGCTCAGACAATACCTGGAACACATATGCTAATAAATCAGGGAATAATAGCATTTGAAATATTCACTGGAAAAACACCTTCTTACGAATCCTTCGAAAAACCATTACTTGAACATCTAAAAAAATAA